A genomic window from Methanobacterium sp. BRmetb2 includes:
- a CDS encoding N-6 DNA methylase, protein MNMAKSNGANLGFEQKLWQSADKLRNNMDAAEYKHIVLGLIFLKYISDAFLEVHKKLETDKYADSEDKDEYTALNIFWVPTKARWNYLQDHAKQPDIGKLIDDAMDAIEKDNPQLKGVLPKDYAREALDKKSLGGIIDLIGTIGLGNKESRSKDILGRVYEYFLGQFASAEGKKGGQFYTPRSIVKVLVEMIEPYHGRIYDPCCGSGGMFVQSEKFVEAHEGKIGDIAIYGQESNQTTWRLCKINLAIRGIDSDIQWGDSFTEDKHKDLKSDYILANPPFNDKDWKAELLEDDVRWKYGIPPKRNANFAWVQHFIHHLTPNGIAGFVLSNGSMSAGGIEGKIRQKIVENDLVDCMVALPSQLFYNTGIPACLWFISRDKKNVRFRNREDEILFIDARKMGYMADRTHRELSDEDIQQIAQTYYSWRGEGGEYKDVRGFCKSTTLNEVKKHDYILTPGRYVGFAEEEEDLEEFEEKMKRLTSELAQQFKESDKLEKEISDYLKMIGYEI, encoded by the coding sequence ATGAACATGGCTAAGAGCAATGGGGCAAATTTGGGTTTTGAACAGAAATTATGGCAATCAGCAGACAAACTAAGAAACAACATGGACGCAGCAGAATACAAACACATAGTGCTAGGGCTGATATTCCTAAAATACATCTCCGATGCTTTCTTAGAAGTTCACAAAAAATTAGAAACAGATAAATATGCAGACTCAGAAGACAAAGACGAATACACAGCGTTAAACATATTTTGGGTACCAACAAAAGCACGATGGAACTACCTACAAGATCATGCCAAACAACCAGACATAGGAAAACTCATCGACGATGCCATGGACGCCATAGAAAAAGACAACCCCCAACTAAAAGGCGTACTACCCAAAGACTATGCACGAGAAGCACTAGACAAAAAAAGCCTAGGCGGCATAATCGACCTCATAGGGACCATAGGCCTCGGAAACAAAGAAAGCAGATCAAAAGATATACTAGGAAGAGTCTATGAATACTTCCTAGGACAATTTGCCAGTGCCGAAGGAAAAAAAGGAGGCCAATTCTACACACCACGAAGCATAGTCAAAGTCCTAGTAGAAATGATCGAACCTTATCATGGCAGAATATATGACCCCTGCTGTGGATCTGGAGGAATGTTCGTACAGAGTGAAAAGTTTGTAGAAGCACATGAAGGTAAAATAGGAGACATCGCCATATACGGCCAAGAATCCAACCAAACCACATGGAGATTATGCAAAATCAACTTAGCCATACGAGGCATAGACTCTGACATCCAATGGGGAGACAGCTTCACCGAAGACAAACATAAGGACCTAAAATCGGATTACATCCTTGCTAATCCACCTTTCAATGACAAAGACTGGAAAGCCGAACTACTGGAAGACGACGTAAGATGGAAATATGGCATACCACCCAAAAGAAACGCCAACTTTGCATGGGTACAACACTTTATCCACCACCTAACACCCAATGGAATAGCAGGATTCGTATTATCCAACGGATCCATGTCTGCTGGTGGAATTGAGGGAAAAATAAGACAAAAAATAGTGGAAAATGACTTGGTAGATTGTATGGTGGCCCTACCATCACAACTATTTTATAATACAGGTATACCGGCTTGTTTATGGTTTATTTCAAGGGATAAAAAGAATGTTCGTTTCAGGAATCGTGAAGATGAGATACTTTTTATTGATGCTCGTAAAATGGGTTACATGGCAGATCGCACACACCGGGAACTAAGCGATGAAGATATACAACAGATCGCACAAACATATTATAGTTGGCGAGGTGAAGGTGGAGAATACAAAGATGTTCGCGGATTTTGCAAGTCTACCACGTTAAACGAAGTAAAAAAACATGATTACATACTCACCCCTGGTCGTTATGTGGGTTTTGCTGAGGAAGAAGAGGATCTTGAAGAATTTGAGGAAAAGATGAAAAGATTGACCTCTGAACTGGCGCAACAATTTAAGGAATCTGATAAATTAGAAAAAGAAATAAGTGATTATTTAAAGATGATTGGTTATGAAATTTAA
- a CDS encoding DEAD/DEAH box helicase: protein MSNLTENHVEYATISILQELGYNYLHGLDMSPDGKSPERELYSDVILVQRLRNVINRLNPNIPPTAREEALKKVLRSESSDLLSNNFRFHQLLTEGIGVEYRENDRIKGDKVYLVDFQNLSNNDFLAVNQFTVIENNNNRRPDIVLFINGLPLVVIELKNPADASATLKKGYQQLQTYKNQIPSLFQLNEILITSDGMEARVGTLTSSWERFMPWKTIDGSTIPGDTFQLEVMLRGMLNPEVLLDIINHFITFEREKEIKKKIAAYHQYHAVNRAVYATLEASQPEGNKRCGVVWHTQGSGKSLIMAFYAGKLVLEMDNPTIVVLTDRNDLDDQLFGTFTKSRDLLRQDPQQADSREKLQELLKVASGGIVFTTIQKFFPEKGLSYPLLSDRDNIVVIADEAHRSQYEFIDGFARHMRDALPNASYIGFTGTPIEMNDKNTVQVFGNYIDIYDIEQAVEDGATVRIYYENRLIKLDIDEEKKALIDPKFEDVTEGEETEIKEKLKSKWARTEAIVGSENRIKELAADLVDHFTQRIEAQNGKGMVVCMSRRICTDLYNEIIKIKPEWENNEDDKGFLKVVMTGSASDPEDWQKHIRNKPRRRELGETFKDPESEIKLVIVRDMWLTGFDVPNLHTMYLDKPMRGHGLMQAIARVNRVYKDKEGGLIVDYLGIAAELKKAIQDYTVGGGKGKPAFDQDKAVGLMLEKYEIVKSMFHGFEYTGYFTKDTKKQLKILLRGIDHILGLKDGKNRFLKNVNELSKAFALSVPHEKAIEIRDEIGFFKAIRAQLVKTEQSDDKKLSKDEIELAIKQIISDALTSEGVVEIVGSKDVSGFKNPDISILSDEFLEEVKGMPQRNLAAELLEKLLKEQIKTRSRRNVVEAKSFAEMLENALERYKQRPVDSNEVINNLIDIAKKIREADQRGEDLGLTEYEIAFYDALLVSKEAEEVLGNEELKKISMELVRTIKNNITIDWTLRENVQAKMRVAVKRLLKKHQYPADNRDKTVEIVLEQAKIVCEEWAKSTI from the coding sequence ATGAGTAATTTAACAGAGAATCATGTAGAATATGCAACCATCTCTATCCTTCAGGAACTCGGCTACAATTATCTCCATGGTTTAGACATGTCCCCCGACGGGAAATCACCAGAAAGAGAACTTTATTCTGATGTGATATTGGTCCAACGACTCCGAAATGTTATAAACCGCCTAAATCCTAATATCCCACCTACTGCTCGCGAAGAAGCATTAAAAAAAGTTTTAAGATCAGAATCTAGCGATCTTCTATCTAACAACTTTCGCTTTCATCAACTATTAACCGAAGGTATTGGCGTTGAATATCGTGAAAATGATAGAATAAAAGGAGATAAGGTTTACTTGGTGGATTTCCAGAACTTATCTAACAACGATTTTTTAGCAGTTAACCAGTTCACCGTAATTGAAAACAATAACAATCGTCGCCCAGACATTGTATTATTCATAAACGGCCTACCTTTAGTGGTTATTGAACTCAAAAATCCTGCTGATGCGAGTGCCACCCTGAAAAAAGGTTATCAACAACTGCAAACTTACAAAAATCAAATTCCTTCTCTATTCCAACTCAATGAAATTCTCATAACCTCTGATGGTATGGAAGCTAGGGTTGGGACTTTAACCAGTTCATGGGAACGTTTCATGCCTTGGAAGACCATTGATGGTTCCACTATCCCTGGTGACACCTTCCAATTAGAGGTCATGCTCCGTGGAATGCTCAACCCGGAAGTTCTCCTAGATATTATTAACCACTTCATCACCTTTGAAAGGGAAAAGGAAATTAAGAAAAAAATAGCAGCATATCATCAGTACCATGCTGTAAACCGGGCTGTCTATGCCACTCTGGAAGCATCCCAACCTGAAGGAAACAAAAGGTGTGGGGTGGTTTGGCATACTCAAGGGTCGGGTAAAAGTCTGATCATGGCATTTTATGCAGGTAAATTAGTATTAGAAATGGATAACCCCACTATAGTGGTTTTAACCGATCGAAACGACTTGGACGATCAGTTATTTGGAACTTTCACCAAGTCAAGGGATCTTTTAAGACAGGACCCACAACAGGCTGACAGCAGAGAAAAACTGCAGGAACTACTTAAAGTAGCCTCTGGGGGAATAGTCTTCACCACCATCCAGAAATTCTTCCCAGAAAAAGGTTTATCTTACCCCCTTCTATCTGATAGGGACAACATTGTAGTAATAGCAGACGAGGCCCATCGTAGCCAGTATGAATTCATTGACGGCTTTGCCCGGCACATGAGAGATGCCCTCCCCAATGCTTCCTACATTGGATTTACAGGAACGCCTATTGAGATGAATGATAAAAACACGGTTCAAGTGTTTGGTAATTACATTGATATATACGATATTGAACAGGCAGTGGAAGATGGGGCCACAGTCAGGATTTACTATGAAAACCGGCTAATAAAACTGGACATTGATGAGGAGAAGAAGGCTTTAATCGATCCTAAATTTGAGGATGTTACAGAGGGAGAAGAAACTGAAATCAAGGAAAAATTGAAAAGTAAATGGGCTCGAACTGAAGCCATTGTGGGTAGTGAGAATAGAATAAAAGAATTAGCTGCAGATCTGGTTGACCATTTCACCCAGAGAATAGAAGCTCAAAATGGTAAGGGAATGGTTGTTTGTATGAGCCGGAGAATCTGCACTGACCTTTACAATGAAATTATCAAAATCAAACCAGAATGGGAAAACAATGAGGATGATAAGGGATTTTTAAAGGTGGTTATGACCGGATCTGCCTCAGACCCTGAAGACTGGCAGAAACACATCCGGAACAAACCGCGTAGAAGAGAATTGGGTGAAACCTTCAAAGACCCTGAATCTGAAATAAAACTGGTAATTGTAAGGGATATGTGGCTTACAGGTTTTGATGTGCCCAACTTGCACACCATGTATCTTGACAAACCCATGAGAGGTCACGGCCTGATGCAAGCTATTGCCCGGGTAAACAGAGTTTACAAAGACAAAGAAGGCGGATTAATAGTAGATTATCTGGGAATCGCAGCAGAACTCAAAAAAGCTATTCAAGATTATACTGTGGGTGGTGGCAAAGGAAAACCAGCATTTGATCAGGATAAAGCCGTGGGATTAATGCTAGAAAAATATGAGATTGTTAAATCCATGTTCCACGGCTTTGAATACACAGGATACTTCACTAAAGACACTAAAAAACAATTAAAAATCCTTTTAAGGGGAATAGACCATATCTTGGGACTTAAAGATGGTAAAAACAGGTTCTTGAAGAATGTTAATGAACTTTCCAAAGCATTTGCACTTTCAGTCCCCCACGAAAAAGCCATAGAAATAAGGGATGAAATTGGTTTTTTTAAGGCAATTCGAGCTCAATTAGTAAAAACAGAACAATCCGATGATAAAAAACTCAGTAAGGATGAAATAGAGCTTGCCATAAAGCAGATAATTTCTGATGCCCTGACATCAGAGGGTGTTGTGGAAATAGTTGGATCTAAAGATGTTTCAGGATTTAAAAATCCGGATATTTCTATTTTATCTGATGAGTTCTTGGAAGAGGTAAAGGGAATGCCTCAAAGGAATCTGGCAGCGGAACTACTAGAGAAACTTTTAAAGGAACAAATTAAAACCCGGTCGCGAAGGAATGTTGTTGAAGCTAAATCCTTTGCAGAAATGTTGGAAAATGCTTTAGAAAGGTATAAACAGCGTCCTGTTGATAGTAATGAAGTGATCAATAATTTAATTGATATTGCTAAAAAGATTCGCGAAGCAGATCAAAGGGGAGAAGATCTGGGTCTAACTGAATATGAAATTGCATTTTACGATGCATTACTGGTTAGTAAAGAGGCAGAAGAAGTTTTAGGTAATGAAGAATTGAAAAAAATTTCCATGGAGTTAGTCAGGACAATTAAAAATAATATAACCATTGATTGGACATTAAGAGAAAATGTTCAAGCCAAAATGAGGGTGGCTGTTAAAAGATTACTAAAAAAACATCAATATCCTGCCGATAATCGTGATAAAACAGTGGAAATTGTCTTAGAACAAG